The proteins below are encoded in one region of Micromonospora sp. DSM 45708:
- a CDS encoding type I polyketide synthase: protein MANEDKLRDYLKRVMADLHDTRRRLSEAQSQELEPVAIVAMSCRLPGGVRDPQDLWELLTEGRDAVAPFPDDRGWDLDRLYHPDPDHPGTSYAREGGFLDGAGDFDAAFFGISPREALTMDPQQRLLLETAWETVESAGIDPAALRGSRTGVFVGTNGQDYGTLLMMSPDGDEGHSMTGGAAAVASGRVSYTLGLEGPAVSIDTACSSSLVALHLAAQALRAGECELALAGGVTVMATPGLYIGSSRQRALSPDGRCRSFAAAADGAGFSEGVGWLLVERLSDARRNGHPVLALLRGSAVNQDGASNGLTAPNGPAQQRVISQALTAARLATADVDLIEAHGTGTNLGDPIEAQALLATYGQDRGDAGPALLGSVKSNIGHAQAAAGVAGVIKVVLAIRHGLVPATLHVDEPSPHIDWSSGALELVTSARPWPERGRPRRAAVSSFGISGTNAHVIVEQAPEAPAPTGAVPAPGLLAAAVTAWPVSARTRGGLAGQATRLAAHLRAHPADPATVAWSLATTRSAFDKRAVVLGSSAEELLSGLDAVAAGTPSAAVVTGTAERPAGPVFVFPGQGAQSARMAAGLVGRCAPFDAALAECQTALTPYLDVDLVSVLTGDDESWLDRVEVVQPVLWAVGVALAAVWRHVGVSPQAVVGHSQGEIGAACVAGILSLDDAAKTVALRSRALSVLRGTGTMASVDLSADDVTARLAGSATASVGAGSTANGSRFAGVGIAAVNGPSTVVVSGPPQAVADLVDACQAEGVRARLIPVDYASHSAAVEEVAQQLRTDLAGVTPQAGHTRLVSTLTGDWVDPATMTADYWYDNLRQTVRFDTAVRAAVEAGHTTFVEISPHPVLTMPVTAILDDLGTAGHTLSTLRRGEDDPTRLLTNLATAYSIGLPVDLTRVLAGTDTVALPTYAFDHQRYWPAPPRFVTERDGEPDPDRWHYRVTWTPLPDLPLTRLTGAWLVPVPADLADDPLVTGVLGALGNVGADAVPVPVDPADDPAALADRLRAALPADGPAAVLSLLGLDGRAHPEHPATTLGVAGTAHLVQALGALGVEAPLWCATRRAVTTGDTDPAPEPAAAAVWGLGRAVALEHPARWRGLVDLPDRLDATTAALLGAVLGADGVEDQIAVRDTGAHARRLTRTTDLADDTIRLRDTVLITGGTGGLGGHLARWAARAGAAHVLLASRRGPDAPGAGDLAAELTDLGVRVTVARCDVTDRDQLAALLADLPDDAPLRAVLHTAAVLDDGIVDTVTPARLHTVAAPKSAAADHLDALTRDHELDAFVLFSSVAGTTGNAGQGAYGAANAHLDALAHRRRADGLPALSVAWGAWAGAGLPADNERAQQRLRRGGMVAMDPDLAVAALARALGRDEPTVVVADVDWGRFAPAFALVRPSPLLGDLPEVRDALRPPETPTAPEPADQPGSALARQLAGRTAAERTETLRDLVRQCAATALGYGAAADVPVTRPFRDLGLDSLTAVDLRNLLATATELRLPATLAFDYPNPAVLAGHLDELLTGAGTPVDGPAAVATPDEPLAVVAMSCRFPGGADDPERLWQLLAAGGDAIGDFPTDRGWDLDRLFDTDPAVEGTSYARQGGFLPDVADFDPGFFGISPREALAMDPQQRLLLETSWEAIERAGIDPRTLRGTPTGVFVGTNYQDYRNLMLTAEGAEGHLMTGNAGSVLSGRVSYTLGLEGPAVSVDTACSSSLVALHWAGQALRAAECSLALVAGVTVMSTPGVFVGFSRQRGLSPDSRVKAFAAGADGTSWGEGVGVLLVERLSDARRNGHPVLAVVRGSAVNQDGASNGLTAPNGPAQQRVIRAALANARLDAGDVDAVEAHGTGTRLGDPIEAQALLATYGQGRPADRPLLLGSIKSNIGHTQAAAGVAGVIKMILALRHGYLPPTLHVDAPSDQVDWTTGSVDLLTEGRPWPLTGRPRRAAVSSFGISGTNAHTILEQAPEPPVPTGEPAEPPVVPVLLSARTAGSLAAQATPWADRLAGPTAPPLVDVGWSSAVSRAALDHRAVVLATDRRALRAGLRALATGDDSPALVTGAVTGRPRVAYLFSGQGAQRPGMGRELAAAYPVFAAALTEACAALDPHLSRPLRPLLDADPGTDTAALLDRTEFTQPALFAVEVALFRLLTAWGLRPDAVAGHSIGEFAAAHAAGVLTLADAAELVATRGRLMQALPTGGAMLAVAASEDDVRATLTDGLAVAAVNGPAAVVVAGPADAVDRAAADWTARGVRTRRLTVSHAFHSPLMEPVLDELAALAARLPHHPPTVPLISTVTGAPVDAATIGAPGYWARHARDTVRFADALTALREHGCTAYLEVGPDAVLTAPAQGVLAAHGPVPPVLPTLRRDRPEPLTLLRAVAALHVHGVGVDWPALYADADPQPADLPTHVFDRQRYWPQPPAWLTAPPAEDTAVERRFWAAVEAEDLDGLLTELDVAPDQPFDAVLPALSAWRRRGRERSVVDGSRYRVHWEPVDATTAPAPDGPGRWLVLLPADRAAEPGLVALAGALGPAATTAPVDTTADADELATRLTDLVAAATADGPARILSLLGLDETPHAEHPTLPRGLAATVGLLQTLTDLDAPARLWCATRGAVGVGDAPPSPRQAALWGLGRVAALEQPARWAGLVDLPATVDDDTVRRLAALLTTTTEDQLAVRGDGTYARRLAPAATDGERPPWQPRGTVLITGGTGALGGHVARWAADAGAERIVLTSRRGVDTPGATDLLAELTASGVDCRVARADAADRTAMAALLADLRSDGPPLRAVVHAAGVSEVVPLAETTLEDLAYVIGPKLAGAELLDELLDGVELDAFVLFSSIAATWGSGGQGGYAAGNAALDALAERRRDRGLPATSVAWGPWTESGMFDDDAPEQLRRRGLRVLPPEPAMAGLRHALAAGDTCVTVADVDWATFHPLFTALRPSPLLADLPAVRALAAAAAEPVAAAGPDGRDRLAELRALTADDRRDALLDLVRTDAAKVLGHPSVDAVEPERGFLDLGFDSLTAVELRNLLTAATGRELPTTVVFDYPTPAGLAAYLDDELFPGGDEPAGGADEETVRRVLAAIPLDRLRQAGLLDELLRLGRDTAAPAADPAPDVPAAEIHDLDVAGLVRMALEGSDS from the coding sequence ATGGCCAATGAAGACAAGCTCCGCGACTACCTCAAGCGGGTCATGGCGGACCTGCACGACACCCGCCGCCGGCTCAGCGAGGCCCAGTCCCAGGAACTGGAGCCGGTGGCGATCGTCGCGATGAGCTGCCGGCTGCCCGGCGGCGTACGCGACCCGCAGGACCTGTGGGAGTTGCTGACCGAGGGCCGGGACGCGGTCGCCCCGTTCCCCGACGACCGGGGCTGGGACCTCGACCGGCTCTACCATCCCGACCCCGACCACCCCGGCACCTCGTACGCCCGCGAGGGCGGCTTCCTCGACGGGGCCGGGGACTTCGACGCCGCGTTCTTCGGCATCTCGCCCCGCGAGGCGCTCACCATGGACCCCCAGCAGCGGCTGCTGCTGGAGACCGCCTGGGAGACCGTCGAGTCCGCCGGCATCGACCCCGCCGCGCTGCGCGGCAGCCGCACCGGGGTGTTCGTCGGCACCAACGGGCAGGACTACGGCACGCTGCTGATGATGTCGCCCGACGGCGACGAGGGCCACTCGATGACCGGTGGGGCGGCGGCGGTCGCCTCCGGTCGGGTGTCGTACACGCTCGGCCTGGAAGGCCCGGCCGTCTCCATCGACACCGCCTGCTCCTCGTCGCTGGTCGCGCTGCACCTGGCCGCCCAGGCGCTGCGGGCGGGGGAGTGCGAACTGGCGCTCGCCGGCGGCGTCACCGTGATGGCCACCCCCGGCCTCTACATCGGGTCGAGCCGGCAGCGCGCGCTCTCCCCGGACGGGCGGTGCCGCTCCTTCGCCGCCGCCGCCGACGGCGCCGGGTTCTCCGAGGGCGTCGGCTGGCTGCTGGTGGAGCGCCTCTCCGACGCGCGCCGCAACGGGCACCCGGTGCTCGCCTTGCTGCGCGGCAGCGCGGTCAACCAGGACGGCGCGTCGAACGGGCTCACCGCCCCGAACGGGCCCGCCCAGCAGCGGGTGATCAGCCAGGCGCTCACCGCGGCCCGACTGGCCACCGCCGACGTGGACCTCATCGAGGCGCACGGCACCGGCACCAACCTGGGCGACCCGATCGAGGCGCAGGCGCTGCTGGCCACGTACGGGCAGGACCGTGGCGACGCCGGGCCGGCGCTGCTCGGCTCGGTGAAGTCGAACATCGGGCACGCCCAGGCCGCCGCCGGGGTGGCCGGGGTGATCAAGGTGGTGCTGGCCATCCGGCACGGACTGGTGCCGGCGACGCTGCACGTCGACGAGCCGTCCCCGCACATCGACTGGTCGTCCGGCGCGCTGGAACTGGTGACGTCGGCGCGGCCGTGGCCGGAGCGCGGCCGTCCCCGCCGGGCGGCGGTCTCCTCGTTCGGCATCTCCGGCACCAACGCGCACGTCATCGTGGAACAGGCGCCGGAGGCACCCGCGCCGACCGGCGCCGTCCCCGCCCCGGGGCTGCTCGCCGCCGCCGTCACCGCCTGGCCGGTGTCCGCCCGTACCCGGGGCGGGCTCGCCGGGCAGGCCACGCGGCTGGCCGCGCACCTGCGCGCGCACCCGGCCGACCCGGCCACGGTGGCCTGGTCGCTGGCCACCACCCGGTCCGCGTTCGACAAGCGGGCGGTGGTGCTCGGGTCGTCGGCCGAGGAACTGCTGTCCGGTCTGGACGCGGTCGCGGCCGGCACGCCGTCGGCGGCGGTCGTGACCGGCACGGCGGAGCGGCCCGCCGGTCCGGTGTTCGTGTTCCCGGGTCAGGGCGCGCAGTCGGCGCGGATGGCGGCGGGTCTGGTGGGCCGGTGCGCGCCGTTCGACGCCGCGCTGGCCGAGTGCCAGACGGCGTTGACGCCGTATCTGGACGTGGACCTGGTGTCGGTGCTGACCGGGGACGACGAGTCGTGGCTGGACCGCGTCGAGGTGGTGCAGCCGGTCCTGTGGGCCGTCGGCGTCGCGCTGGCCGCGGTGTGGCGGCACGTGGGGGTGAGCCCGCAGGCGGTGGTCGGTCACTCGCAGGGGGAGATCGGCGCGGCCTGCGTGGCGGGGATCCTGTCCCTGGACGACGCCGCGAAGACGGTGGCCCTGCGGTCGCGGGCGCTGTCGGTGCTGCGCGGCACCGGCACGATGGCGTCGGTCGACCTGTCGGCCGACGACGTCACCGCACGGCTGGCGGGAAGCGCGACGGCGTCCGTCGGCGCGGGGTCGACCGCGAACGGATCACGCTTCGCGGGGGTGGGAATCGCGGCGGTCAACGGCCCGTCGACAGTGGTGGTTTCCGGCCCGCCGCAGGCGGTCGCGGACCTGGTGGACGCCTGTCAGGCCGAGGGTGTGCGTGCCCGGCTGATCCCGGTGGACTACGCCTCCCACTCGGCGGCCGTGGAGGAGGTGGCGCAGCAACTGCGTACCGACCTGGCCGGCGTGACGCCGCAGGCGGGTCACACCCGGCTGGTGTCGACGTTGACCGGGGACTGGGTGGACCCGGCGACGATGACGGCCGACTACTGGTACGACAACCTGCGGCAGACCGTCCGGTTCGACACGGCGGTGCGCGCCGCCGTCGAGGCGGGACACACGACGTTCGTGGAGATCTCGCCGCACCCGGTGCTGACCATGCCGGTGACGGCGATCCTGGACGACCTCGGCACGGCCGGGCACACGCTGTCCACGCTGCGGCGGGGCGAGGACGACCCGACCCGGCTGCTGACCAACCTGGCCACCGCGTACAGCATCGGCCTGCCGGTCGACCTCACCCGCGTGCTGGCCGGGACGGACACCGTCGCGCTGCCCACCTACGCGTTCGACCACCAGCGGTACTGGCCCGCCCCGCCGCGCTTCGTCACCGAGCGCGACGGCGAACCCGACCCCGACCGCTGGCACTACCGGGTCACCTGGACCCCGCTGCCCGACCTGCCGCTGACCCGGCTCACCGGCGCCTGGCTGGTCCCCGTGCCCGCCGACCTGGCCGACGATCCGCTCGTCACCGGCGTGCTCGGCGCGCTCGGCAACGTCGGCGCCGACGCCGTACCCGTGCCGGTCGACCCGGCCGACGACCCGGCCGCGCTCGCCGACCGGCTGCGCGCCGCGCTGCCCGCCGACGGACCCGCCGCCGTGCTCTCCCTGCTCGGGCTCGACGGGCGAGCCCACCCCGAGCACCCGGCCACCACGCTCGGTGTCGCCGGCACCGCCCACCTGGTCCAGGCGCTCGGCGCGCTCGGCGTCGAGGCGCCGCTCTGGTGCGCCACCCGCCGCGCCGTCACCACCGGCGACACCGATCCCGCCCCCGAGCCGGCCGCCGCCGCCGTCTGGGGCCTCGGCCGGGCCGTCGCGCTGGAACACCCGGCCCGCTGGCGCGGCCTGGTCGACCTGCCCGACCGGCTCGACGCCACCACCGCCGCGCTCCTCGGCGCGGTGCTCGGCGCCGACGGCGTCGAGGACCAGATCGCCGTCCGGGACACCGGCGCCCACGCCCGCCGACTCACCCGGACCACCGACCTCGCCGACGACACGATCCGACTGCGCGACACCGTGCTGATCACCGGCGGCACCGGCGGCCTCGGCGGGCACCTGGCCCGCTGGGCCGCCCGCGCCGGCGCCGCGCACGTGCTACTGGCCAGCCGTCGCGGCCCCGACGCCCCCGGCGCCGGCGACCTCGCCGCCGAGCTGACCGACCTCGGGGTACGCGTCACCGTGGCCCGCTGCGACGTCACCGACCGCGACCAGCTCGCCGCGCTGCTCGCCGACCTGCCCGACGACGCGCCGCTGCGGGCCGTGCTGCACACCGCCGCCGTGCTCGACGACGGCATCGTGGACACCGTCACCCCCGCCCGCCTGCACACCGTCGCCGCGCCCAAGAGCGCCGCCGCCGACCACCTCGACGCGCTCACCCGCGACCACGAGTTGGACGCGTTCGTGCTCTTCTCCTCCGTCGCCGGCACCACCGGCAACGCCGGCCAGGGCGCGTACGGCGCGGCGAACGCCCACCTCGACGCGCTCGCCCACCGACGTCGCGCCGACGGGCTGCCGGCGCTCTCCGTGGCCTGGGGCGCCTGGGCCGGCGCCGGCCTGCCCGCCGACAACGAACGCGCCCAGCAGCGGCTGCGCCGCGGCGGCATGGTCGCCATGGACCCGGACCTCGCCGTCGCGGCCCTGGCAAGGGCGCTGGGCCGCGACGAACCCACAGTGGTCGTCGCCGACGTCGACTGGGGCCGCTTCGCGCCCGCGTTCGCGCTGGTCCGGCCCAGCCCGCTGCTCGGCGACCTGCCCGAGGTCCGGGACGCGCTGCGCCCCCCGGAGACGCCGACCGCGCCCGAACCGGCCGACCAGCCCGGCTCGGCGCTGGCCCGGCAGCTCGCCGGCCGCACCGCCGCCGAACGCACCGAGACGCTGCGCGACCTGGTCCGCCAGTGCGCCGCCACCGCGCTCGGCTACGGCGCCGCCGCCGACGTGCCCGTCACCCGCCCGTTCCGCGACCTCGGCCTCGACTCGCTGACCGCGGTGGACCTGCGCAACCTGCTCGCCACCGCCACCGAGCTGCGGCTGCCCGCCACGCTCGCGTTCGACTACCCGAACCCGGCGGTGCTCGCCGGGCACCTCGACGAGCTGCTCACCGGCGCCGGCACGCCGGTCGACGGGCCGGCCGCCGTGGCCACCCCCGACGAGCCGCTGGCCGTGGTGGCGATGAGCTGCCGCTTCCCCGGCGGCGCGGACGACCCGGAACGGCTGTGGCAACTGCTCGCCGCCGGCGGCGACGCCATCGGTGACTTCCCCACCGACCGGGGCTGGGACCTCGACCGGCTCTTCGACACCGACCCCGCCGTCGAGGGCACCAGCTACGCCCGCCAGGGCGGCTTCCTGCCCGACGTCGCCGACTTCGACCCCGGCTTCTTCGGCATCAGCCCCCGCGAGGCGCTCGCCATGGACCCGCAGCAGCGGCTGCTGCTGGAGACCTCGTGGGAGGCGATCGAACGCGCCGGCATCGACCCGCGGACGCTGCGCGGCACCCCCACCGGCGTCTTCGTCGGCACCAACTACCAGGACTACCGCAACCTCATGCTCACCGCCGAGGGCGCCGAGGGGCACCTGATGACCGGCAACGCCGGCAGCGTGCTCTCCGGGCGGGTGTCGTACACGCTCGGACTGGAAGGGCCGGCCGTGTCCGTCGACACCGCCTGCTCCTCGTCGCTGGTCGCGCTGCACTGGGCCGGCCAGGCGCTGCGCGCCGCCGAGTGTTCCCTGGCGCTGGTCGCCGGCGTCACCGTGATGTCCACCCCCGGCGTGTTCGTCGGCTTCAGCCGGCAACGCGGACTGTCCCCGGACAGCCGGGTCAAGGCGTTCGCGGCCGGCGCCGACGGCACGAGCTGGGGGGAGGGCGTCGGCGTGCTGCTCGTCGAGCGGCTCTCCGACGCCCGCCGCAACGGCCACCCGGTGCTCGCCGTGGTCCGGGGCAGCGCGGTCAACCAGGACGGCGCGTCCAACGGGCTCACCGCCCCGAACGGGCCGGCCCAGCAGCGGGTCATCCGCGCGGCGCTGGCCAACGCCCGGCTCGACGCCGGCGACGTGGACGCGGTCGAGGCGCACGGCACCGGCACCCGGCTCGGCGACCCGATCGAGGCGCAGGCGCTGCTCGCCACGTACGGGCAGGGCCGGCCGGCGGACCGGCCGCTGCTGCTCGGCTCGATCAAGTCGAACATCGGCCACACCCAGGCCGCCGCCGGCGTCGCCGGCGTGATCAAGATGATCCTCGCGCTGCGCCACGGCTACCTGCCGCCGACCCTGCACGTCGACGCGCCCAGCGACCAGGTGGACTGGACGACCGGCTCGGTGGACCTGCTGACCGAGGGGCGGCCCTGGCCGCTGACCGGCCGGCCGCGCCGCGCCGCCGTCTCCTCGTTCGGGATCAGCGGCACCAACGCCCACACCATCCTGGAGCAGGCCCCCGAGCCGCCGGTGCCGACCGGGGAACCGGCGGAGCCGCCGGTGGTGCCGGTGCTGCTGTCCGCCCGTACCGCCGGATCGCTGGCCGCCCAGGCCACGCCGTGGGCCGACCGGCTCGCCGGTCCGACCGCGCCCCCGCTTGTCGACGTCGGCTGGTCCTCGGCGGTGTCCCGGGCCGCGCTGGACCACCGCGCGGTCGTGCTCGCCACCGACCGGCGGGCGCTGCGCGCCGGGCTCCGCGCGCTCGCCACCGGCGACGACTCGCCCGCGCTGGTCACCGGCGCGGTGACCGGCCGGCCCCGGGTGGCCTACCTGTTCTCCGGGCAGGGCGCGCAACGCCCCGGCATGGGCCGCGAGCTGGCCGCCGCGTACCCGGTGTTCGCCGCCGCGCTGACCGAGGCGTGCGCCGCGCTCGACCCGCACCTGTCCCGGCCGTTGCGCCCGCTGCTCGACGCCGACCCCGGCACCGACACCGCGGCGCTGCTGGACCGCACCGAGTTCACCCAGCCGGCGCTGTTCGCCGTCGAGGTGGCGCTGTTCCGGCTGCTCACCGCGTGGGGCCTGCGCCCGGACGCGGTGGCCGGGCACTCCATCGGCGAGTTCGCCGCCGCCCACGCCGCCGGCGTGCTCACCCTGGCCGACGCCGCCGAACTGGTCGCCACCCGGGGCCGGCTCATGCAGGCGCTGCCCACCGGCGGCGCCATGCTCGCGGTCGCCGCGAGCGAGGACGACGTCCGCGCCACGCTTACCGACGGGCTCGCCGTCGCCGCGGTCAACGGCCCCGCCGCCGTCGTGGTCGCCGGCCCCGCCGACGCCGTCGACCGGGCCGCCGCCGACTGGACCGCCCGGGGAGTACGCACCCGACGGCTCACCGTCAGCCACGCGTTCCACAGCCCGCTGATGGAACCGGTGCTCGACGAGTTGGCCGCGCTCGCCGCCCGGCTGCCGCACCACCCGCCGACCGTGCCGCTGATCTCCACCGTCACCGGCGCGCCGGTCGACGCGGCGACCATCGGCGCGCCCGGCTACTGGGCCCGGCACGCCCGCGACACCGTCCGCTTCGCCGACGCGCTCACCGCGCTGCGCGAGCACGGCTGCACCGCGTACCTCGAGGTCGGCCCGGACGCGGTGCTCACCGCGCCGGCCCAGGGCGTGCTGGCCGCCCACGGGCCGGTCCCGCCGGTGCTGCCCACGCTGCGCCGGGACCGGCCGGAACCGCTCACCCTGCTGCGCGCGGTCGCCGCGCTGCACGTGCACGGCGTGGGCGTGGACTGGCCCGCGCTCTACGCCGACGCCGACCCGCAACCGGCCGACCTGCCCACCCACGTGTTCGACAGGCAGCGCTACTGGCCGCAGCCGCCGGCCTGGCTGACCGCGCCGCCCGCCGAGGACACCGCCGTGGAACGCCGCTTCTGGGCGGCCGTCGAGGCGGAGGACCTGGACGGCCTGCTCACCGAGCTGGACGTGGCCCCGGACCAGCCGTTCGACGCGGTGCTGCCGGCCCTGTCGGCGTGGCGGCGACGCGGCCGGGAACGGTCAGTGGTGGACGGCAGCCGCTACCGGGTGCACTGGGAACCGGTCGACGCCACCACCGCGCCCGCGCCGGACGGTCCGGGCCGCTGGCTGGTGCTGCTGCCCGCCGACCGGGCCGCCGAACCGGGCCTGGTCGCGCTGGCCGGCGCGCTCGGCCCGGCGGCCACCACCGCGCCGGTGGACACCACCGCCGACGCCGACGAACTGGCCACCCGGCTGACCGACCTGGTCGCCGCCGCCACCGCCGACGGGCCGGCCCGCATCCTGTCCCTGCTCGGACTGGACGAGACGCCGCACGCCGAGCACCCGACCCTGCCGCGCGGCCTGGCCGCCACCGTCGGACTGCTCCAGACACTCACCGACCTGGACGCGCCGGCCCGGCTCTGGTGCGCCACCCGCGGCGCGGTCGGCGTCGGCGACGCCCCGCCCAGTCCCCGGCAGGCGGCGCTGTGGGGCCTCGGCCGCGTCGCCGCGCTGGAACAGCCCGCCCGCTGGGCCGGCCTGGTCGACCTGCCCGCCACCGTGGACGACGACACCGTCCGCCGACTCGCCGCGCTGCTGACCACCACCACGGAGGACCAGCTCGCGGTACGCGGCGACGGGACGTACGCCCGGCGGCTCGCCCCCGCCGCCACCGACGGTGAACGCCCGCCGTGGCAGCCGCGCGGCACGGTCCTGATCACCGGCGGCACCGGCGCGCTCGGCGGGCACGTGGCCCGCTGGGCGGCCGACGCCGGCGCCGAACGGATCGTGCTGACCAGCCGGCGTGGCGTCGACACGCCGGGTGCGACGGACCTGCTGGCCGAGCTGACCGCGTCCGGCGTCGACTGCCGCGTCGCCCGCGCCGACGCCGCCGACCGGACCGCCATGGCCGCGCTGCTCGCCGACCTGCGCTCCGACGGGCCACCGCTGCGCGCGGTGGTGCACGCCGCCGGCGTCAGCGAGGTGGTGCCGCTGGCCGAGACCACGCTGGAGGACCTGGCGTACGTCATCGGGCCGAAACTGGCCGGCGCGGAGCTGCTCGACGAGCTGCTCGACGGCGTCGAGCTGGACGCGTTCGTGCTCTTCTCCTCCATCGCCGCCACCTGGGGCAGCGGCGGGCAGGGCGGGTACGCGGCCGGCAACGCCGCACTGGACGCGCTCGCCGAGCGGCGACGGGACCGCGGGCTGCCGGCCACGTCGGTGGCCTGGGGGCCGTGGACCGAGTCCGGCATGTTCGACGACGACGCGCCGGAGCAGTTGCGCCGACGCGGCCTGCGGGTGCTGCCGCCCGAACCGGCGATGGCCGGGCTGCGGCACGCGCTCGCCGCCGGCGACACCTGCGTCACCGTCGCCGACGTCGACTGGGCCACGTTCCACCCGCTGTTCACCGCGCTGCGGCCCAGCCCGCTGCTGGCCGACCTGCCGGCCGTGCGGGCGCTCGCCGCCGCTGCCGCCGAGCCGGTCGCAGCGGCCGGGCCGGACGGCCGGGACCGGCTCGCCGAGCTGCGCGCGCTGACCGCCGACGACCGCCGGGACGCGCTGCTGGACCTGGTACGCACCGACGCGGCGAAGGTGCTCGGCCACCCCTCGGTCGACGCGGTCGAGCCGGAACGGGGCTTCCTCGACCTCGGGTTCGACTCGCTGACCGCGGTGGAGCTGCGCAACCTGCTCACCGCCGCGACCGGGCGCGAACTGCCCACCACCGTGGTGTTCGACTACCCGACCCCGGCCGGGCTGGCCGCGTACCTCGACGACGAGCTGTTCCCCGGCGGCGACGAGCCGGCCGGCGGCGCCGACGAGGAGACGGTGCGGCGGGTGCTCGCGGCGATCCCGCTGGACCGGCTGCGCCAGGCCGGACTGCTCGACGAGCTGCTGCGCCTCGGCCGCGACACCGCCGCGCCGGCCGCCGACCCGGCCCCGGACGTGCCGGCGGCCGAGATCCACGACCTCGACGTCGCCGGACTGGTCCGGATGGCGCTCGAAGGATCCGACTCGTGA